TAAACAATCAGATTCAGTTTGGCAGCGTAGATTTCATGCAGGCCCCTTATGTTGAACTTGGTTTTTTTGCACGTACTCAGAGCCCCGGTATTGTCTAAAGATCAGGCCAACGCTGTCTTGAGGACCGCGCTCAACATTCTGATGAGATGGACCGCTTCAACAGAGCAATCATGCAAAATCTTGCGAGTTTCTCGCTGCACTATTACTCGCGCACTTCGGGGCAAGAGAGTGGATCTGGACATTGATCAACTGCAGCGGGCCAGCATCATTCTGAACTGCCATGCTGCTCTGCGATTGATGTTCGATTCCCCGAAGAACGTCTATGGTTTCCCCAGCATGAAAAACCACAACGACTTCTTCAATGGTGCACGCCACTGGAAATCATGGCACAAGGCAACCTCATGTCTCTGTTAGAGGCATACAAGCGCATCGATGCCTTGCTGGAGATGGTGAATCCCCCTCTGCCCATTCTGACGAATGGTTGCTGATCTTCAAGTTGCCGAGCCAAGCAAACCTGCCCTGTGATCCCCCTACACTCACTTCGCTTTGCATTCTGGTGTCGTTTTTTTCAGAGCTTTCAGCTCAGTACCAATCCGCTTAATGAGCTCCTGGTAGCTCTCTTCGCAGTCTTTGGTTAGGTAGGCTGAGATGAGGATAGTTGCTGGATGCACATCCAGCACGCTCGCTAGCTGCTCAAGCTTCTCAATCGTCGCCCCCTTCATTCCCCGCTCTAAGGTGCTCAGATACGTCCGGCTGCTGACACTTGAGAAGTCTTCCTGCTTGAGCCCCTTCTGCTGGCGAAGCTCTTTGAGTGCTAGCCCGAATGCTGTATTCAGTTCCATTTGCCAATCTCGCAAAAGGAACGATAAGACCTTTACGCGTCCTATAGGGCTACAATCTATAGGACTCATTTTCGGTACTAATTAATGTTTACTACCTACCGCGGTGCTGAGATACATCTCGCAGTGGCAGAACCCACTGGAACGCAGCTATGGAGCCACGTCGAGCAGGAGCTTGCCTGGCCATGGTTCTATCTGCAGATCGTCCGACGGCATGGTCGGAAGGCGTATCGAAGCATGCTAATGGTTCACCACGCTCACGACCTACGAAAGATTGTCGATGATCAATCGAACCTGGCCTGGGTGGAGCAAGTACAACTGGTAACTCCGCCTCATTTAAATGGCCAGCCCAGGTGGCTCATGGAGCCTCTAGAAGAGGTCTGTGTGGTTCGAGATGGTCCGGATGGCAATCCTGGTTATTTGTATAAGGTCGCTAACGGAGTTAGCTATTCAATGCATTGCTCAGACAACAGAGAGTCGTTGGTCGAAACCAACGTGGTCTTTTCAGCTGAATTACACCTTCGGCACGACTGATCAGGGGCCCAAGAAAAGAGCGATCGGATGCAAACTGGAGATGGAGAGGCCTTATGTCAGGTTCGATGGGCCTATTCGCTCATCAGCAGCAGAAGTCACTGCTGTCCTCATCCATTTTGGCATCCAGCAAGCACGAAGCTCTTCCCTGAGCTGGACACCGAAAAAACTGCCAGGATGGTTCCCAGCATCACCAAACTCTTGCCGGAAGATTATCGCGATTGAAATGATCAGCGAAGGCACGGACATCCCCCGCCTCCAGGTGTGCTTCTACCTCAATCGCATCCGCTCCGATTTAAGCACTACCGGCAGCAGCTGTTGGCTTGCTTTTGATGTTTGTATGGAGATCAGAGCTCAGACGTCAGCTGACGTGGCTGAGTGAATCAGGAGGTAACGCATTGACCCTTCCACGCGAAAGAACCCGCAGCGTCATCAAGACCGAAGAATTCCTGCGAGAGCTCGCTCGCAACACTGAGCTGCCACAGGATATCCGCAGCTATGCGAAAAGCCTGCTCAGGCACTACCCCTCGTCCGACCAGATTTACTCACTGGGCCGCCTCGAAGAGTGCCTGGCAAGCGATGCGCCAGATGATGAATATCGACGGAGGGTGATCGCTTTCCATCAGCCGCTGTTCAGCTCGTCATTGGACTTCACACAATAGACGTTGGAGCCGCAATGTTCCGCAATGATCAAGCCCTGTCGGTATCCACCCGCATTGCGCAACAGGTCAAGCACCTACCCAAAGGTCAGCCCTTCAGCATCAGACGCTTCGCGGAACTTGGAACGAGAAACGCCGTATCCAAGGCAATAGCGCGACTGATCAACCGAGGCGAACTTGAGCGTGTGTATCGAGGGATTTACATGCGCCGGAAAGCCGGGCAGTACGTTGCACGGATTCGCCCAAGCGCATGGGAAGTGGTGAGCCTGATTGCCAGGCAGAGCCGTCAGGTTCTGCAGCCCCAAGGTGCCGATGCAGTCAGAAGGTTTGGGCTGAGCACCCAAATGCCGCTTATCCCGATCTATTACACCAGCGGCCACAGCCGATCACTATTTATCGGTAGGGCTGAGGTCCGGCTGATACATGCGGCCCCAGTGGTCATGCAGCATGCCGGGACCGAGGTAGGACTGGCTATCAGCGCACTATTTTATCTCGGTAAAGACGGCTCTACCCCGGAATGCACTGCAGCAATCAAGAAGGCGCTCAAGCACAGCTCCGTAGCGAGAACTGCCTTTTTCCGAGCCGGCAAATATCTCAGACCATCTATCCACTCGTCTCCTTTCCGCTTCAAGCACCGCTCGCGCTCTATCAGCACGCTCACCGCGCAGCTTGAGGCCGAAAAGCTGCGCGGGAGAAGGGGTATGAAGTATGGGTCGTGTTAGGTATTAGGCAGGTTTCAACATAGCGATGCCTGAATAGATTCCGGTCAGCGTGACTCGAACGGCGTACCTCATCTAAACCGGATCGCCTACCAGGACAGCCGCGGTCATATCCCCCTCGCAGTCTTCGCCGGGCAACCATTTCATGGTCGCGCCCTGCCCTACCAGGTCGATGTAAAGCGCACGGTCACATCCGGCCATGGCGCCCTTGGCCACCGCCTCCAATTGCGTTTCGCTCCAGGAAATCACTTCGTAGCTGAACACTTCGGCCACAAGATCCAAGCCGGTATCGTGTTGCAGGAGCGAGGCATAGGCCTCGGTGCATGTGTTTTGCGTGCGTACGCAGCGAATCTCCACAGCGTTGGTGCCGGGCGGCTCGTAGCCGGCCACTGTTCGCCAGCCGCCCCACAGCAGCAAACCGTCAGGCTGCTCAAGTACCGACAAAGGCGGCAGCGTGACTGTGTTTTCGAGGGGCGTTGGATGGATGAACCAAAGAACCGCGTAGGTCGCGACCAGGGCGGAGGCGAGAGAGACAACTGCATAGTTGAGGTAACGCATGATCGAATCCTTTCGAAGTGGGCCATCTTGGCAAAACCAAGGATAGCCAACAGTGCGTACATGTCGAGTTGACCTACTTGATCAGGCCCCGAGCATTTTTTCGTGCACCGTTCACAAAGTCCACGCGCAGTTCTGTACTGCGCAAGACTTAGCACAGGGGTTGTTGGTTATGATCGCGACTCAGACCATGGAGCCGGTCGCCGCCTAGACATCAGAGGCTGTCCGGCAAGGATCACGGACGATGAGCGGCTACGTACCCAACAACCGCAATGAACGCATCCCGCCCCCGAAAGAACCCTACAACGGCGATTTCAGCAACCAGCAGACCCGCGCCGTGGAAGGTACCACCGTCCAGCCGGTCAACAGCCTGGTCGGCCTACGCTTTATGTGGGACAACGGCGAATGCCTCGGCGCTAACATCCCCTACAGCCTTACCCCCGCCGGCGCCAACGTTATTCGTGGCGGCCTGGACGCCCGCGGCTGCCTGACCCAAACGATTCAGGGCCGCGAATACGACGCCCAACTGCTGGCCGACGCCGATGTCGACAACGACGTCGCCAAGGCCCGCACCGAACTGCAAAGCGCGCTGGACGAGATCCTCAGCGCCGAACGCGCCGAGGCCGCAGAGCTGCAAACCATCCAGGATCAGCGCAGCAGCTTTATGAATGGCGTGCACAAAAGCCTGGCCTTCGGCAAAGGCCTGTTTATGGCGGGTGTGGGCCTGGTCGACTCGGCCAAGCAACTCAACGACCTGATCAGCCCACACACCTACCTGAGCAACGCACTGCGCGCCGCCTGGAACGCCAAACCGGCTGGCGGCAGCCGCTGGGTCGACTCCTTCCTGGAAAACTTCAGCGACGAACAACACCGAGAACTGGTCGAGGCCCTGGGCTTCGATCCGAGCAGCATCACCCGTGAGCAGCTCGCCGACGCCTATGAGATCGCCAACTTCATCTACGACGACGGCCCTAGCAAAGGCATGCTCGGCCGCTTCGCCGTCGACTACGCCCAGGCGCAGAACATCGAAGAAATGGCCGAATTCGGCGGCGGCGCGGCTTTCGAAATTATCCTTACCGCCATCCTCGCGGTATTTACCGGTGGCGTATTTATCGGCATCAAAGCCGCTACTTCCATGCGCCACCTCGCCAAACTGAAACGCCTGGGCAACGCCCTAACCAAGCTCAGCGCAGCCCTGAAACGTGCCAGAATCAAAGCCAAGGGTAGGGTCAGGGGAGCTGGAACTGGAGCGCAAACGGTAGAGGTGCCGAGACCAGCAGGAGTCAAAGCGGAAAAGATTGAAGCGCCGAAGGATCCAGCAAATGACCAGGTGCCTAAAGCCGAGGCACCGAAAAAGCGAGTTCACCAAGATCCCAATACAACCTGGAACCCCCAGGATTACCCTGAGACGCCAGCTAATCAGCTCCCTGACTATGACGGCAAGAACACGCTAGGGAAAATGGAAATTGATGGCGAGACCTATTACGTTAAAAATGGCAAAGGTCAGCCGGGTGAAACTTTAAAAACCGATCCATCTGTCAAAGCCGGCGCAGTGTCCCCTACCCATGCCGAAGGCCATGCCGTTGCGATCATGAGAGAAACGGGAACCAAAGAAGCAGTGCTGGACATTAACCATCCCACCGGGCCATGCGGCTTCTGCGACAAAGTCATGGAAAATATGCTGCCAGAAGGATCGAAGCTAACCGTCAACTGGCCGAACGGCAGTCAAATTTTCACAGGGAACTCAAAATGATTTCGTTGACACTATTTCCCAAACTGGGCGGCACTCGCTTCGTCGAGCTAGAGATCAAGAGCCTGAAGCAAGGCATTGATTTTCTGCTTTTCTCGATGGAAAACTTGTCGGGCTCGGACAGCGAAGGGGTGTCGCTTGCTATTACCGAACGAGGTAATGAGCAGTTTCCGAGCATTCATTTCCAGCAGGTGGGTGCCCACTACTTTTTTCAGCTGTATGTCGGCGATCAAACAGAGGGGACCGATGAGGGTTGGCATTGCTTGGTGGATCAACAACCTGAGCAGGAGGTTGATGATTTGATCTCTACTGTCTGGGATGAGCCAGGGAGCAGCTTCTTTCAAGCCCGATTTGCCGATGGCTTGATGCTTCACGAGTCGCTTCTGGTTTCCAGAGGGAACCTTACCCAATTTCTTTCCCAATTTTCGGAAAACTTCAGCAAGTGGCACCAACAGGGGAAGTGGGTAAATCTGGGTACGGTCTGAACGCCCTTTGCGGAGTTGAGCCTGCCCTACCTGGCCAATACCAAATGAGGCCACCGGTCATGAATCCACGCGTACTCTGCTGGCGGATCGGTGGTCACTACATAGACTTGCCGTGCGTCACCCTCCCCAAGCACCAAGCATTCCAGGGCATACCCCTCCGGTACGTCGAACCAGTGTGATTGCCGGTGTTTGTCACCCCTGCTGCCCTCCTTTTCCATGTAGCGCTGCACCATGCCGAAGCCGCGGCGCGGGTGAAATCTCTCCCAGCCACCGGCCTGCACTGTGGCGAGTCTGGCCCAGCCGCCTATCGGCCCACCACCAGGTTGATGCTCGCGACGCCCCCAAGCAATCCAGTCAATCTGACCCGTATCTTCAAGCATGACTGGGAAAGCCGCCTTGTCGTATGGGAAGAAGATCTTCCAGACTTTGTCCGCCTCTCGGGCCTCTACGCCTCCACACATGCTGTGACCTCTGTTGCTGCTGTCTATGCGACTTCGCGCCCAAGCCGCGTCGAATAGTATGGTCTAGACTACGGCCTGCAGGATGCAACCCACCACGAAAGGAGTTCGACCATGGGCTACCTGAGCCTAACTCGCCAAGAAGGCGACCTAGTTCACCTGACGATTGATCCCGCCGTTAACACCGAGGCACTGCTGCACCACCTACTGCGCGACGGCATTACTGTGCATGTAGGCGAAATCCAGAATGGCCGGGTTCGTGTGAGCATTGATGCACCGAAGCAGGTTCTGATCCTGCGGGGGGAGCTGGCCGATAGGCCGCCTCCTGTCGGTGCTGCCGTGATTGCCGATTGACCGGCAGCAGGCTTTCTAAAATACTGTAAAGATATACAGTATTACGGAAGTGTTCTGATGTCTCTTTCCATCCTTGCTCGAGGCGCCCGCCTGCGCGAGCGCATGCTCACCGAAATCGCTGATCTGCGCATCACCGGCTTTCAGTCACCCGCGGAGGATGAAAAGGAGGATGGGCTTTCCCTCGATCGTCTGACCGGGTTGGGCGCGCCACACATCTGGGGCGTGCGTGTGCTGGATGACACGCTGCTGGGCTTCGGTATCTTCCCAGGCGACCGGCTGATCGTCGATCGCTCCGCCGGTATTCAGTCCAACCGGCTGGTTGT
The genomic region above belongs to Pseudomonas benzenivorans and contains:
- a CDS encoding helix-turn-helix domain-containing protein — protein: MELNTAFGLALKELRQQKGLKQEDFSSVSSRTYLSTLERGMKGATIEKLEQLASVLDVHPATILISAYLTKDCEESYQELIKRIGTELKALKKTTPECKAK
- a CDS encoding BPSL0761 family protein → MTLPRERTRSVIKTEEFLRELARNTELPQDIRSYAKSLLRHYPSSDQIYSLGRLEECLASDAPDDEYRRRVIAFHQPLFSSSLDFTQ
- a CDS encoding DUF6088 family protein, whose amino-acid sequence is MFRNDQALSVSTRIAQQVKHLPKGQPFSIRRFAELGTRNAVSKAIARLINRGELERVYRGIYMRRKAGQYVARIRPSAWEVVSLIARQSRQVLQPQGADAVRRFGLSTQMPLIPIYYTSGHSRSLFIGRAEVRLIHAAPVVMQHAGTEVGLAISALFYLGKDGSTPECTAAIKKALKHSSVARTAFFRAGKYLRPSIHSSPFRFKHRSRSISTLTAQLEAEKLRGRRGMKYGSC
- a CDS encoding DddA-like double-stranded DNA deaminase toxin, with amino-acid sequence MSGYVPNNRNERIPPPKEPYNGDFSNQQTRAVEGTTVQPVNSLVGLRFMWDNGECLGANIPYSLTPAGANVIRGGLDARGCLTQTIQGREYDAQLLADADVDNDVAKARTELQSALDEILSAERAEAAELQTIQDQRSSFMNGVHKSLAFGKGLFMAGVGLVDSAKQLNDLISPHTYLSNALRAAWNAKPAGGSRWVDSFLENFSDEQHRELVEALGFDPSSITREQLADAYEIANFIYDDGPSKGMLGRFAVDYAQAQNIEEMAEFGGGAAFEIILTAILAVFTGGVFIGIKAATSMRHLAKLKRLGNALTKLSAALKRARIKAKGRVRGAGTGAQTVEVPRPAGVKAEKIEAPKDPANDQVPKAEAPKKRVHQDPNTTWNPQDYPETPANQLPDYDGKNTLGKMEIDGETYYVKNGKGQPGETLKTDPSVKAGAVSPTHAEGHAVAIMRETGTKEAVLDINHPTGPCGFCDKVMENMLPEGSKLTVNWPNGSQIFTGNSK
- a CDS encoding carbon storage regulator, encoding MGYLSLTRQEGDLVHLTIDPAVNTEALLHHLLRDGITVHVGEIQNGRVRVSIDAPKQVLILRGELADRPPPVGAAVIAD
- a CDS encoding S24 family peptidase codes for the protein MSLSILARGARLRERMLTEIADLRITGFQSPAEDEKEDGLSLDRLTGLGAPHIWGVRVLDDTLLGFGIFPGDRLIVDRSAGIQSNRLVVVDLGGEGYRVRLVATDLFNGLWLKAPDPIVPDVQLDGSEPVEVWGVVSWVVSQVLR